A stretch of Gasterosteus aculeatus chromosome 4, fGasAcu3.hap1.1, whole genome shotgun sequence DNA encodes these proteins:
- the LOC120817892 gene encoding centrosome and spindle pole-associated protein 1 isoform X2 gives MDDELENFIRERKARMAQDRASLEHDPPYMEIKAKPHRAYESIAKENIHPRSTAHEKEESYTAVLPLGVEYERKKQRLQHELCMDYRRYMTQKKHFGPAEPGPLIHLNNRRSIQQHLDSQADAPSRQRPPSRRDVATLTEDTRGSHTPSPLRADILTLGPEADGDQKSVPLRHCDRLGKPLDRDSEEEEEYFKELELVDRRRRRHIGVEASYENRPSNKTDWREKRENVVGRGSRARTSNEDVEFATGLKIGAVDAEDALQRKKEHYRQELQEQIAEQHRNKKREKDLELKVAATGANDPEKRPDRIRQFGLCRKETHQVMEPSGRAASGTSSRGLPSHVRVGFRGRETPLPPLEPPHVAFQSPLLEYSSALSLSPNSQPAAPSFPRATDTPRIPSFPAPLPSALGEAYRSPYGEPHYNYTRNLLDPNMAYLSSYWNIPAGGAPPSQFGTYSPHSQHSGSTFPEPPPHLISETSAVDAHVRVVPSDGSRSTRDRVLSYREALKQQIQQQQEQKRLEREDEERYEAQLEADMKNHQPWGRGGGGAPLRDCTGNLIADLHQMHKLNEEAYINPEQWQRRAAAPPRPEPSSPNQRVSSSGEERSSHHARYGFSSSAHGQTVQFARGSVFSNQPTQQQLHEQDKYKAYLKQQIDEKMLKKAEERERTRLEEEIEEKRLAEQRARIQKEFDEEQERKKRKEMEQKAKNEELIELTERRKKEMERKKNEAEEKERAAMRRQYERERQARVEKEVCREPSPPIPTLQKRHGPHQYTPTPPTVDSQHSTAPLSEGSLSGLQSPPVPARRNQLRAAGDQRDVFSELSALRRHLRSEEKRLEGRLQQVDWEELDSPLSDRHRERPQVDVFDMARLRLPAPVRRPNSRNTEPRNLLRIHDSLQLKHSDGESRLGFRELLKQEEVGVASRRRRDNWDQQFSSRGSPVQDDYCDQSPPQHNDYLRSVMGRSARDYLLDSESAFIDPLGEALPARHTPEADKAPPLSARERRRMSKRPQHPQERDFQPALQPTGRLRRPRR, from the exons ATGGATGACGAGCTGGAGAACTTCATCAGGGAGCGGAAAGCGCGGATGGCCCAGGACCGAGCCAGTTTGGAACACGACCCTCCGTACATGGAAATAAAG GCTAAACCTCACAGAGCCTACGAGTCCATTGCTAAGGAGAACATCCATCCCAGGTCTACGGCACATGAGAAAG AGGAGAGTTACACTGCGGTACTGCCACTCGGTGTCGAGTATGAGCGGAAGAAACAAAGGCTGCAGCATGAGCTCTGCATGGACTACAGACGCTACATGACTCAG AAGAAGCACTTTGGCCCTGCGGAACCTGGACCTTTAATTCACCTCAATAACAGGAGATCCATCCAG CAACACCTTGACAGCCAGGCAGATGCTCCTTCCAGACAGCGACCTCCCTCCCGAAGAGATGTGGCCACTCTCACAGAGGACACCAGGGGATCGCACACGCCTTCGCCCCTCAGAGCCGACATCCTGACCCTTGGCCCTGAGGCGGACGGGGATCAGAAGTCAGTACCTCTGAGGCACTGTGACCGGCTGGGGAAGCCTTTGGACcgggactctgaggaggaggaggagtacttcaaggagctggagctggtggaTAGAAGAAGGCGAAGGCATATCGGGGTCGAGGCCAGTTATGAGAACAGACCATCCAATAAGACTGATTGGAG ggagaagagagagaatgtaGTCGGCCGGGGATCGAGAGCACGGACCAGCAATGAGGATGTGGAGTTTGCCACTGGCCTGAAAATAG gagccGTTGACGCAGAAGATGCTttgcagaggaagaaggagcaCTACAGACAGGAGCTCCAGGAGCAGATAGCGGAACAGCATAGGAACAAGAAAAG GGAGAAAGATTTGGAGCTGAAAGTTGCTGCAACAGGGGCAAATGATCCTGAGAAACGG CCGGACCGGATCAGACAGTTCGGACTGTGCCGAAAAGAAACTCATCAGGTGATGGAGCCTTCGGGTAGAGCGGCGAGCGGGACCTCCTCCAGAGGCCTTCCTAGTCACGTGAGGGTGGGCTTCCGAGGCAGAgagactcctcttcctcctcttgagCCGCCCCACGTCGCCTTCCAGTCCCCTCTGCTGGAGTACAGCTCCGCTCTGAGCCTGTCGCCCAACAGCCAGCCTGCTGCGCCCTCCTTCCCCAGAGCCACGGACACTCCCAG AATCCCCTCGTTTCCTGCTCCCCTTCCTTCAGCCCTCGGTGAGGCCTACAGGAGTCCGTATGGAGAGCCCCACTACAACTACACCCGAAACCTGCTGGACCCCAACATGGCGTACT TGTCCTCCTACTGGAACATACCGGCAGGGGGCGCTCCGCCCAGCCAGTTTGGAACCTATAGCCCCCACAGCCAGCACAGTGGCAGCACCTTCCCTGAGCCTCCACCACA CCTTATCAGTGAGACTAGTGCTGTGGACGCACACGTCAGGGTTGTCCCATCAGATGGATCCAGGTCGACCCGGGACAGAGTTCTGAGCTACAGGGAGGCTTTGAAACAACAG ATCCAGCAGCAACAGGAGCAGAAGCGCTtggagagggaggacgaggagcgCTACGAGGCCCAGCTGGAGGCAGACATGAAGAACCATCAGCCGTGGGGtcgaggtggagggggggcccCGCTGAGGGACTGCACGGGAAATCTGATAG CTGACCTCCACCAGATGCACAAACTGAATGAGGAGGCGTACATCAACCCGGAACAGTGGCAGAGGAGAGCCGCAGCGCCCCCCCGCCCAGAGCCCTCCAGCCCCAACCAGAGGGTGTCCAGCTCTGGGGAAGAGCGCAGCAGCCATCACGCCCGCTACGGGTTCTCTA GTTCCGCTCATGGCCAAACAGTACAGTTTGCCAGAGGCAGTGTGTTTTCCAACCAGCCCACCCAACAGCAGCTCCACGAGCAGGACAAGTACAAAGCCTACCTCAAACAGCAG ATTGATGAGAAAATGCTGAaaaaggcagaggagagggaaaggacaagactggaggaggagatagaGGAGAAGAGGCTGGCCGAGCAGAGAGCTCGCATCCAGAAGGAGTTTGATGAGGAGCAAGAGAGGAAGAAACGGAAGGAAATGGAG CAAAAGGCCAAGAATGAAGAGCTGATTGAACTGACGGAACggaggaagaaggagatggagaggaagaagaatgaagcagaggagaaggagagggcaGCAATGAGGAGGCAGTatgagagggagaggcaggCTCGGGTGGAGAAGGAG GTGTGCAGGGAGCCTTCCCCACCAATCCCCACCCTGCAGAAGAGACATGGCCCACACCagtacacccccacccccccaactgTTGACAGCCAGCATTCAACTGCCCCCCTGTCT GAGGGCTCTTTGTCGGGTCTCCAGTCCCCTCCGGTCCCGGCTCGTAGGAACCAGCTTCGGGCTGCAG gGGACCAGCGCGACGTGTTCAGCGAGCTGTCGGCGCTGCGTCGGCATCTTCGCAGCGAAGAGAAGCGACTGGAGGGTCGTCTGCAGCAGGTCGACTGGGAGGAGTTGGACTCTCCTCTGAGTGACAG ACATCGGGAGCGTCCCCAGGTGGACGTGTTCGACATGGCCCGGCTGCGGCTCCCGGCTCCGGTCCGCCGGCCAAACTCCAGAAACACGGAGCCCAGGAACCTGCTGCGGATCCACGACTCCCTTCAGCTTAAACACTCAG ACGGCGAGTCCAGACTGGGCTTCAGGGAGCTTCTAAAGCAGGAAGAAGTGGGTGTGgccagcaggaggaggcgggacaACTGGGATCAGCAGTTCAGCAGCCGGGGCTCTCCAGTCCAGGACG ATTATTGCGATCAGTCCCCGCCACAGCATAATGATTATCTG AGGAGTGTGATGGGGAGGTCTGCCAGAGATTATCTTCTGGACTCAGAGAGCGCTTTCATTG ATCCCCTTGGCGAGGCTTTACCAGCGCGGCACACCCCAGAAGCGGATAAAGCCCCCCCGCTGTCAGCCAGGGAGAGGAGGCGGATGTCCAAACGGCCACAGCACCCTCAG GAGCGAGACTTCCAGCCGGCCCTTCAGCCGACAGGACGACTACGCCGCCCTCGCAGGTGA
- the LOC120817892 gene encoding centrosome and spindle pole-associated protein 1 isoform X1: MDDELENFIRERKARMAQDRASLEHDPPYMEIKAKPHRAYESIAKENIHPRSTAHEKEESYTAVLPLGVEYERKKQRLQHELCMDYRRYMTQKKHFGPAEPGPLIHLNNRRSIQQHLDSQADAPSRQRPPSRRDVATLTEDTRGSHTPSPLRADILTLGPEADGDQKSVPLRHCDRLGKPLDRDSEEEEEYFKELELVDRRRRRHIGVEASYENRPSNKTDWREKRENVVGRGSRARTSNEDVEFATGLKIGAVDAEDALQRKKEHYRQELQEQIAEQHRNKKREKDLELKVAATGANDPEKRPDRIRQFGLCRKETHQVMEPSGRAASGTSSRGLPSHVRVGFRGRETPLPPLEPPHVAFQSPLLEYSSALSLSPNSQPAAPSFPRATDTPRIPSFPAPLPSALGEAYRSPYGEPHYNYTRNLLDPNMAYLSSYWNIPAGGAPPSQFGTYSPHSQHSGSTFPEPPPHLISETSAVDAHVRVVPSDGSRSTRDRVLSYREALKQQEASSRGNSELYNKIQQQQEQKRLEREDEERYEAQLEADMKNHQPWGRGGGGAPLRDCTGNLIADLHQMHKLNEEAYINPEQWQRRAAAPPRPEPSSPNQRVSSSGEERSSHHARYGFSSSAHGQTVQFARGSVFSNQPTQQQLHEQDKYKAYLKQQIDEKMLKKAEERERTRLEEEIEEKRLAEQRARIQKEFDEEQERKKRKEMEQKAKNEELIELTERRKKEMERKKNEAEEKERAAMRRQYERERQARVEKEVCREPSPPIPTLQKRHGPHQYTPTPPTVDSQHSTAPLSEGSLSGLQSPPVPARRNQLRAAGDQRDVFSELSALRRHLRSEEKRLEGRLQQVDWEELDSPLSDRHRERPQVDVFDMARLRLPAPVRRPNSRNTEPRNLLRIHDSLQLKHSDGESRLGFRELLKQEEVGVASRRRRDNWDQQFSSRGSPVQDDYCDQSPPQHNDYLRSVMGRSARDYLLDSESAFIDPLGEALPARHTPEADKAPPLSARERRRMSKRPQHPQERDFQPALQPTGRLRRPRR, from the exons ATGGATGACGAGCTGGAGAACTTCATCAGGGAGCGGAAAGCGCGGATGGCCCAGGACCGAGCCAGTTTGGAACACGACCCTCCGTACATGGAAATAAAG GCTAAACCTCACAGAGCCTACGAGTCCATTGCTAAGGAGAACATCCATCCCAGGTCTACGGCACATGAGAAAG AGGAGAGTTACACTGCGGTACTGCCACTCGGTGTCGAGTATGAGCGGAAGAAACAAAGGCTGCAGCATGAGCTCTGCATGGACTACAGACGCTACATGACTCAG AAGAAGCACTTTGGCCCTGCGGAACCTGGACCTTTAATTCACCTCAATAACAGGAGATCCATCCAG CAACACCTTGACAGCCAGGCAGATGCTCCTTCCAGACAGCGACCTCCCTCCCGAAGAGATGTGGCCACTCTCACAGAGGACACCAGGGGATCGCACACGCCTTCGCCCCTCAGAGCCGACATCCTGACCCTTGGCCCTGAGGCGGACGGGGATCAGAAGTCAGTACCTCTGAGGCACTGTGACCGGCTGGGGAAGCCTTTGGACcgggactctgaggaggaggaggagtacttcaaggagctggagctggtggaTAGAAGAAGGCGAAGGCATATCGGGGTCGAGGCCAGTTATGAGAACAGACCATCCAATAAGACTGATTGGAG ggagaagagagagaatgtaGTCGGCCGGGGATCGAGAGCACGGACCAGCAATGAGGATGTGGAGTTTGCCACTGGCCTGAAAATAG gagccGTTGACGCAGAAGATGCTttgcagaggaagaaggagcaCTACAGACAGGAGCTCCAGGAGCAGATAGCGGAACAGCATAGGAACAAGAAAAG GGAGAAAGATTTGGAGCTGAAAGTTGCTGCAACAGGGGCAAATGATCCTGAGAAACGG CCGGACCGGATCAGACAGTTCGGACTGTGCCGAAAAGAAACTCATCAGGTGATGGAGCCTTCGGGTAGAGCGGCGAGCGGGACCTCCTCCAGAGGCCTTCCTAGTCACGTGAGGGTGGGCTTCCGAGGCAGAgagactcctcttcctcctcttgagCCGCCCCACGTCGCCTTCCAGTCCCCTCTGCTGGAGTACAGCTCCGCTCTGAGCCTGTCGCCCAACAGCCAGCCTGCTGCGCCCTCCTTCCCCAGAGCCACGGACACTCCCAG AATCCCCTCGTTTCCTGCTCCCCTTCCTTCAGCCCTCGGTGAGGCCTACAGGAGTCCGTATGGAGAGCCCCACTACAACTACACCCGAAACCTGCTGGACCCCAACATGGCGTACT TGTCCTCCTACTGGAACATACCGGCAGGGGGCGCTCCGCCCAGCCAGTTTGGAACCTATAGCCCCCACAGCCAGCACAGTGGCAGCACCTTCCCTGAGCCTCCACCACA CCTTATCAGTGAGACTAGTGCTGTGGACGCACACGTCAGGGTTGTCCCATCAGATGGATCCAGGTCGACCCGGGACAGAGTTCTGAGCTACAGGGAGGCTTTGAAACAACAG GAAGCTTCCAGCAGAGGGAACAGCGAGCTTTACAACAAG ATCCAGCAGCAACAGGAGCAGAAGCGCTtggagagggaggacgaggagcgCTACGAGGCCCAGCTGGAGGCAGACATGAAGAACCATCAGCCGTGGGGtcgaggtggagggggggcccCGCTGAGGGACTGCACGGGAAATCTGATAG CTGACCTCCACCAGATGCACAAACTGAATGAGGAGGCGTACATCAACCCGGAACAGTGGCAGAGGAGAGCCGCAGCGCCCCCCCGCCCAGAGCCCTCCAGCCCCAACCAGAGGGTGTCCAGCTCTGGGGAAGAGCGCAGCAGCCATCACGCCCGCTACGGGTTCTCTA GTTCCGCTCATGGCCAAACAGTACAGTTTGCCAGAGGCAGTGTGTTTTCCAACCAGCCCACCCAACAGCAGCTCCACGAGCAGGACAAGTACAAAGCCTACCTCAAACAGCAG ATTGATGAGAAAATGCTGAaaaaggcagaggagagggaaaggacaagactggaggaggagatagaGGAGAAGAGGCTGGCCGAGCAGAGAGCTCGCATCCAGAAGGAGTTTGATGAGGAGCAAGAGAGGAAGAAACGGAAGGAAATGGAG CAAAAGGCCAAGAATGAAGAGCTGATTGAACTGACGGAACggaggaagaaggagatggagaggaagaagaatgaagcagaggagaaggagagggcaGCAATGAGGAGGCAGTatgagagggagaggcaggCTCGGGTGGAGAAGGAG GTGTGCAGGGAGCCTTCCCCACCAATCCCCACCCTGCAGAAGAGACATGGCCCACACCagtacacccccacccccccaactgTTGACAGCCAGCATTCAACTGCCCCCCTGTCT GAGGGCTCTTTGTCGGGTCTCCAGTCCCCTCCGGTCCCGGCTCGTAGGAACCAGCTTCGGGCTGCAG gGGACCAGCGCGACGTGTTCAGCGAGCTGTCGGCGCTGCGTCGGCATCTTCGCAGCGAAGAGAAGCGACTGGAGGGTCGTCTGCAGCAGGTCGACTGGGAGGAGTTGGACTCTCCTCTGAGTGACAG ACATCGGGAGCGTCCCCAGGTGGACGTGTTCGACATGGCCCGGCTGCGGCTCCCGGCTCCGGTCCGCCGGCCAAACTCCAGAAACACGGAGCCCAGGAACCTGCTGCGGATCCACGACTCCCTTCAGCTTAAACACTCAG ACGGCGAGTCCAGACTGGGCTTCAGGGAGCTTCTAAAGCAGGAAGAAGTGGGTGTGgccagcaggaggaggcgggacaACTGGGATCAGCAGTTCAGCAGCCGGGGCTCTCCAGTCCAGGACG ATTATTGCGATCAGTCCCCGCCACAGCATAATGATTATCTG AGGAGTGTGATGGGGAGGTCTGCCAGAGATTATCTTCTGGACTCAGAGAGCGCTTTCATTG ATCCCCTTGGCGAGGCTTTACCAGCGCGGCACACCCCAGAAGCGGATAAAGCCCCCCCGCTGTCAGCCAGGGAGAGGAGGCGGATGTCCAAACGGCCACAGCACCCTCAG GAGCGAGACTTCCAGCCGGCCCTTCAGCCGACAGGACGACTACGCCGCCCTCGCAGGTGA
- the LOC120817892 gene encoding centrosome and spindle pole-associated protein 1 isoform X4, which yields MDDELENFIRERKARMAQDRASLEHDPPYMEIKAKPHRAYESIAKENIHPRSTAHEKEESYTAVLPLGVEYERKKQRLQHELCMDYRRYMTQKKHFGPAEPGPLIHLNNRRSIQQHLDSQADAPSRQRPPSRRDVATLTEDTRGSHTPSPLRADILTLGPEADGDQKSVPLRHCDRLGKPLDRDSEEEEEYFKELELVDRRRRRHIGVEASYENRPSNKTDWREKRENVVGRGSRARTSNEDVEFATGLKIGAVDAEDALQRKKEHYRQELQEQIAEQHRNKKREKDLELKVAATGANDPEKRPDRIRQFGLCRKETHQVMEPSGRAASGTSSRGLPSHVRVGFRGRETPLPPLEPPHVAFQSPLLEYSSALSLSPNSQPAAPSFPRATDTPRIPSFPAPLPSALGEAYRSPYGEPHYNYTRNLLDPNMAYLSSYWNIPAGGAPPSQFGTYSPHSQHSGSTFPEPPPHLISETSAVDAHVRVVPSDGSRSTRDRVLSYREALKQQIQQQQEQKRLEREDEERYEAQLEADMKNHQPWGRGGGGAPLRDCTGNLIADLHQMHKLNEEAYINPEQWQRRAAAPPRPEPSSPNQRVSSSGEERSSHHARYGFSSSAHGQTVQFARGSVFSNQPTQQQLHEQDKYKAYLKQQIDEKMLKKAEERERTRLEEEIEEKRLAEQRARIQKEFDEEQERKKRKEMEQKAKNEELIELTERRKKEMERKKNEAEEKERAAMRRQYERERQARVEKEVCREPSPPIPTLQKRHGPHQYTPTPPTVDSQHSTAPLSEGSLSGLQSPPVPARRNQLRAAGDQRDVFSELSALRRHLRSEEKRLEGRLQQVDWEELDSPLSDRHRERPQVDVFDMARLRLPAPVRRPNSRNTEPRNLLRIHDSLQLKHSDYCDQSPPQHNDYLRSVMGRSARDYLLDSESAFIDPLGEALPARHTPEADKAPPLSARERRRMSKRPQHPQERDFQPALQPTGRLRRPRR from the exons ATGGATGACGAGCTGGAGAACTTCATCAGGGAGCGGAAAGCGCGGATGGCCCAGGACCGAGCCAGTTTGGAACACGACCCTCCGTACATGGAAATAAAG GCTAAACCTCACAGAGCCTACGAGTCCATTGCTAAGGAGAACATCCATCCCAGGTCTACGGCACATGAGAAAG AGGAGAGTTACACTGCGGTACTGCCACTCGGTGTCGAGTATGAGCGGAAGAAACAAAGGCTGCAGCATGAGCTCTGCATGGACTACAGACGCTACATGACTCAG AAGAAGCACTTTGGCCCTGCGGAACCTGGACCTTTAATTCACCTCAATAACAGGAGATCCATCCAG CAACACCTTGACAGCCAGGCAGATGCTCCTTCCAGACAGCGACCTCCCTCCCGAAGAGATGTGGCCACTCTCACAGAGGACACCAGGGGATCGCACACGCCTTCGCCCCTCAGAGCCGACATCCTGACCCTTGGCCCTGAGGCGGACGGGGATCAGAAGTCAGTACCTCTGAGGCACTGTGACCGGCTGGGGAAGCCTTTGGACcgggactctgaggaggaggaggagtacttcaaggagctggagctggtggaTAGAAGAAGGCGAAGGCATATCGGGGTCGAGGCCAGTTATGAGAACAGACCATCCAATAAGACTGATTGGAG ggagaagagagagaatgtaGTCGGCCGGGGATCGAGAGCACGGACCAGCAATGAGGATGTGGAGTTTGCCACTGGCCTGAAAATAG gagccGTTGACGCAGAAGATGCTttgcagaggaagaaggagcaCTACAGACAGGAGCTCCAGGAGCAGATAGCGGAACAGCATAGGAACAAGAAAAG GGAGAAAGATTTGGAGCTGAAAGTTGCTGCAACAGGGGCAAATGATCCTGAGAAACGG CCGGACCGGATCAGACAGTTCGGACTGTGCCGAAAAGAAACTCATCAGGTGATGGAGCCTTCGGGTAGAGCGGCGAGCGGGACCTCCTCCAGAGGCCTTCCTAGTCACGTGAGGGTGGGCTTCCGAGGCAGAgagactcctcttcctcctcttgagCCGCCCCACGTCGCCTTCCAGTCCCCTCTGCTGGAGTACAGCTCCGCTCTGAGCCTGTCGCCCAACAGCCAGCCTGCTGCGCCCTCCTTCCCCAGAGCCACGGACACTCCCAG AATCCCCTCGTTTCCTGCTCCCCTTCCTTCAGCCCTCGGTGAGGCCTACAGGAGTCCGTATGGAGAGCCCCACTACAACTACACCCGAAACCTGCTGGACCCCAACATGGCGTACT TGTCCTCCTACTGGAACATACCGGCAGGGGGCGCTCCGCCCAGCCAGTTTGGAACCTATAGCCCCCACAGCCAGCACAGTGGCAGCACCTTCCCTGAGCCTCCACCACA CCTTATCAGTGAGACTAGTGCTGTGGACGCACACGTCAGGGTTGTCCCATCAGATGGATCCAGGTCGACCCGGGACAGAGTTCTGAGCTACAGGGAGGCTTTGAAACAACAG ATCCAGCAGCAACAGGAGCAGAAGCGCTtggagagggaggacgaggagcgCTACGAGGCCCAGCTGGAGGCAGACATGAAGAACCATCAGCCGTGGGGtcgaggtggagggggggcccCGCTGAGGGACTGCACGGGAAATCTGATAG CTGACCTCCACCAGATGCACAAACTGAATGAGGAGGCGTACATCAACCCGGAACAGTGGCAGAGGAGAGCCGCAGCGCCCCCCCGCCCAGAGCCCTCCAGCCCCAACCAGAGGGTGTCCAGCTCTGGGGAAGAGCGCAGCAGCCATCACGCCCGCTACGGGTTCTCTA GTTCCGCTCATGGCCAAACAGTACAGTTTGCCAGAGGCAGTGTGTTTTCCAACCAGCCCACCCAACAGCAGCTCCACGAGCAGGACAAGTACAAAGCCTACCTCAAACAGCAG ATTGATGAGAAAATGCTGAaaaaggcagaggagagggaaaggacaagactggaggaggagatagaGGAGAAGAGGCTGGCCGAGCAGAGAGCTCGCATCCAGAAGGAGTTTGATGAGGAGCAAGAGAGGAAGAAACGGAAGGAAATGGAG CAAAAGGCCAAGAATGAAGAGCTGATTGAACTGACGGAACggaggaagaaggagatggagaggaagaagaatgaagcagaggagaaggagagggcaGCAATGAGGAGGCAGTatgagagggagaggcaggCTCGGGTGGAGAAGGAG GTGTGCAGGGAGCCTTCCCCACCAATCCCCACCCTGCAGAAGAGACATGGCCCACACCagtacacccccacccccccaactgTTGACAGCCAGCATTCAACTGCCCCCCTGTCT GAGGGCTCTTTGTCGGGTCTCCAGTCCCCTCCGGTCCCGGCTCGTAGGAACCAGCTTCGGGCTGCAG gGGACCAGCGCGACGTGTTCAGCGAGCTGTCGGCGCTGCGTCGGCATCTTCGCAGCGAAGAGAAGCGACTGGAGGGTCGTCTGCAGCAGGTCGACTGGGAGGAGTTGGACTCTCCTCTGAGTGACAG ACATCGGGAGCGTCCCCAGGTGGACGTGTTCGACATGGCCCGGCTGCGGCTCCCGGCTCCGGTCCGCCGGCCAAACTCCAGAAACACGGAGCCCAGGAACCTGCTGCGGATCCACGACTCCCTTCAGCTTAAACACTCAG ATTATTGCGATCAGTCCCCGCCACAGCATAATGATTATCTG AGGAGTGTGATGGGGAGGTCTGCCAGAGATTATCTTCTGGACTCAGAGAGCGCTTTCATTG ATCCCCTTGGCGAGGCTTTACCAGCGCGGCACACCCCAGAAGCGGATAAAGCCCCCCCGCTGTCAGCCAGGGAGAGGAGGCGGATGTCCAAACGGCCACAGCACCCTCAG GAGCGAGACTTCCAGCCGGCCCTTCAGCCGACAGGACGACTACGCCGCCCTCGCAGGTGA